Proteins from one Salvelinus sp. IW2-2015 linkage group LG32, ASM291031v2, whole genome shotgun sequence genomic window:
- the LOC111957227 gene encoding rho GTPase-activating protein 21 isoform X3, with amino-acid sequence MITEVKFSAVRTVVGSGRLPPPSISVSLRSRSNSASAVSQKAYSQDAYLRSRCAYSGNARHIPEPPPICYPRVDCKPPGMAQATDTPSPVGVGVQGACQGATPPDMGYRMEIPVPPSPPPPAHPYPKSQTAVCMRNDSVRTVVVPPELGRIGPAHRIDYSMVGPPDPGLIRVRPGSVSHYPLPRKTDIYPSGASLLNYSAPLPHYPPNSNSPNXVSHQNIDWRTYQTYREYIDNKSIHAYGSRTIQERLESLRAASQNTFNSSHHIPRGGWGPNPKGLRRRSTSHDRAYHGPPPPFHHMPPRSSSQDRMSMAERGVHPRNWPPRSVSQDGLTHKARARSSDCDYVDSVELXRPMVDRRGYASRLDQGTRPSRQSLSKQAVHHRPPAGYGRDSLRGTPMPNPTLYAKGPEQLQHQPHXAPNMTQDRPSHLGKIITLESSPTDQRAGVKGVNHVSQSRGRAETMQLAGEVPGREVAAVVGHRSSSLSASHQRPQRLGILKTSHHHPPRPEPQAQVNGRGPSASELGVVLREKPPGSLKNPSPLRHPSYILAVNEEDGSESAADAVCWLPNDARREMHMRRLSKKQEKDQTSCSSSNLEESLDSIPFIDEPASPSVDHEATSIPASAVISGVPAILSLNPSTSPCPFIRRQLSHDQESLRNAILESDASTKQERSKSCDEGLDNYREEGRGRSNSKHMPGLRGLRKALDGHKSSDDSGSRRDSSSDIFSDSSKEGWLNFRQLNTEKSKRVGGGSRSWKQMYAVLRGHALTLYKDKKXGVSHASSHSQSDDNPQPISIKACLIDISYSDTKRKNVLRLTTSHCEYLFQAEGRDDMLSWIRVIQENSNLDDENAGITSQDLISRKIREYNTMMSAPSTKTEPSPKTSRQSLSIRHTLLGGKGEGKSPHSPKTGERDDSSPPRDKAAWRRGIPGIMRKPFEKKATAGVTFGVRLDDCPSAQTNRFVPLIVEVCCNLVEERGLEYTGIYRVPGNNAAISSMQEELDNKGLMSDIDIQEDKWRDLNVISSLLKSFFRKLPEPLFTNEKYADFIEANRTEDAVERLKELKRLILELPEHHYETLKXLSGHLKLVSENCEKNKMEPRNLAIVFGPTLVRTSEDNMTNMVNHMPDQCKXVENLIQQFDWFFTEEGDDDPVTSVEQESTVQSQPVPNIDHLLSNIGRTTTTTSAAEVSDSACSDSSKSKQGLWGSGKDQCSREMLRSSFFVSRKRNKPKDKAQPSSSDDDLDAVFAKKEQPEQQSLXHQDLHPAWSPDSQTDVEREANERGEQPGDRVQTNGEESRSDGLMSQPSPSPSPKHTPSPCLRTSSTRSPYTSQSPHLGHRRQVAHQSSLSDPPSNYDEVSDLGTMNSTSSQVSVTGHRVRHGRTGXLGPETGASGLGAEVSSITSDYSTTSSMTFLTGAELSTLCPEVHSVAESRGGDDADDERSELISEGRPMETDSESDLSVFIGSVKETRPGKDFCQSDVPVAPRPLPSHRLIECDTLSRKKSAARQKTDSDSSLDGGQSDKDSNRLSRVLGVFKGRSTSSLSSSSRSESEKGIEPAWRLKITDRLKFRLRTSVDDMFGVGTQQSRSPEGRRDKKKNIRRRHTMGGQRDFAELSVMGDWQGGMGGGSRAELSAVDRLKPKCSSQDFSIREWIARERHRTSNPEVSLDFSEHQGALLLLRNPDPQNSNHQAQEAPSSSLSDPLSLRPAPAELLNGDTGPQSKSLNLSATAHPHKLSGAQVVQSRFYQYL; translated from the exons ATGATAACAGAGGTTAAGTTTAGCGCTGTGAGGACAGTTGTGGGTTCTGGGCGTCTTCCYCCCCCCTCTATCTCTGTGAGTCTCAGGTCTCGCTCTAACAGTGCCAGTGCTGTCAGCCAGAAG GCCTATTCCCAGGATGCGTACCTCCGAAGCCGCTGTGCCTACAGTGGAAACGCCCGTCACATCCCCGAGCCGCCCCCCATATGTTACCCTCGTGTAGACTGTAAGCCCCCGGGGATGGCCCAGGCTACAGATACCCCCTCCCCAGTTGGAGTGGGGGTACAGGGAGCATGCCAGGGGGCAACACCACCAGACATGGGGTACCGCATGGAGATTCCtgtgcccccctcccctcctcctcctgcacaCCCGTACCCCAAATCCCAGACTGCGGTGTGCATGCGCAATGACAGCGTGAGGACTGTGGTAGTTCCTCCAGAGCTGGGCCGTATAGGACCAGCACACAGAATAGACTATAGCATGGTAGGGCCCCCTGACCCTGGCCTCATCAGAGTGCGTCCTGGGTCTGTGTCCCACTACCCCCTGCCACGGAAAACAGACATCTACCCCTCTGGGGCGAGCCTACTCAATTACAGTGCCCCGCTACCCCACTACCCACCCAACTCTAACTCCCCCAACCRCGTCTCTCACCAAAACATAGACTGGCGGACATACCAGACCTACAGGGAGTACATCGATAACAAGAGTATCCACGCCTATGGCAGCCGGACCATCCAGGAGAGATTAGAAAGCCTGCGAGCCGCCAGCCAGAACACCTTCAACTCCTCCCACCATATCCCCCGGGGTGGCTGGGGCCCCAACCCTAAGGGTCTCCGGCGCAGGAGCACCTCCCACGACCGCGCCTACCATGGACCTCCACCCCCCTTCCACCACATGCCCCCCCGCAGCTCTTCCCAGGACCGTATGAGTATGGCAGAGCGGGGGGTTCACCCCAGGAACTGGCCTCCTCGTAGTGTGTCCCAGGATGGGTTAACACACAAGGCCCGGGCTCGCTCCTCTGACTGTGACTATGTGGACTCTGTGGAGCTGGMCCGGCCCATGGTGGATAGACGGGGCTACGCTAGCAGGCTGGACCAGGGTACACGCCCCAGCAGGCAGAGCCTCTCCAAACAGGCTGTCCATCACCGACCCCCTGCAGGGTACGGTAGGGACAGCCTTCGGGGAACGCCAATGCCCAACCCTACCCTCTATGCTAAAGGACCAGAGCAGCTCCAGCACCAGCCTCACYGCGCTCCTAATATGACCCAAGACAGACCCTCTCACCTGGGGAAGATTATTACCTTGGAGTCCTCCCCAACCGACCAAAGAGCTGGAGTCAAAGGTGTGAACCATGTGAGCCAGAGCAGGGGGCGGGCGGAGACCATGCAGCTGGCAGGGGAGGTGCCAGGGAGAGAGGTGGCAGCGGTGGTGGGCCATAGGTCCTCGTCCTTATCCGCCTCCCATCAGAGACCACAGAGGCTTGGGATCCTCAAAActtcccaccaccacccacctcgCCCAGAGCCCCAGGCCCAGGTGAACGGTCGCGGCCCCTCGGCRTCAGAATTGGGCGTGGTCCTCAGGGAAAAGCCTCCTGGGTCGTTGAAGAACCCCAGCCCCCTGCGCCACCCTTCCTACATCCTGGCGGTGAACGAGGAGGACGGTTCGGAGTCAGCAGCGGACGCAGTGTGCTGGCTGCCCAACGATGCACGGCGGGAGATGCACATGCGGCGGCTGAGCAAGAAGCAGGAGAAGGACCAGACCTCATGCTCCTCCAGCAACCTGGAGGAGTCCCTCGACTCAATCCCCTTTATCG ACGAGCCGGCTAGCCCTAGTGTTGACCATGAGGCCACGTCCATTCCTGCTTCCGCCGTGATATCTGGCGTTCCAGCCATACTCTCCCTGAACCCAAGCACCTCCCCGTGCCCTTTCATTCGCCGACAGCTGTCACATGACCAAG AGTCRCTCAGAAATGCTATCCTGGAGTCTGATGCTTCGACCAAACAAGAGCGGTCCAAATCCTGTGACGAGGGTCTGGATAACTacagagaggaaggcagagg CCGGTCCAACAGTAAACACATGCCTGGACTGAGAGGCCTAAGAAAG gctctgGATGGACACAAGTCGTCTGATGACTCTGGTTCCAGAAGGGACTCCTCTTCAGATATCTTCAGTGACTCTTCTAAAGAAGGCTGGCTCAACTTCAGGCAGCTCAACACTGAGAAGAGCAAG CGTGTGGGCGGGGGTTCGAGGTCGTGGAAGCAGATGTATGCTGTGCTGCGAGGCCACGCCCTCACGCTCTACAAGGACAAGAAGYACGGCGTCTCTCATGCCTCCTCCCACTCCCAGTCCGACGACAAcccacagccaatcagcatcaagGCCTGCCTGATTGACATCTCCTACAGCGACACAAAACGCAAGAACGTGCTGCGGCTGACCACGTCGCACTGCGAGTACCTGTTCCAGGCGGAGGGCAGGGATGACATGCTGTCCTGGATCAGAGTCATCCAGGAGAATAGTAATCTGGATGATGAG AATGCTGGTATAACTAGCCAGGACCTGATCAGCAGAAAGATCAGAGAGTACAACACCATGATGAG TGCCCCCAGCACCAAGACTGAGCCTTCCCCTAAAACCTCCCGGCAGTCCCTCAGTATCAGACACACCCTCCTGGGGGGGAAGGGAGAAGGCAAGAGCCCACACTCACCCAAAACAGGAGAGAGGG aTGACTCCAGTCCTCCACGGGATAAGGCTGCCTGGAGGAGGGGCATCCCCGGCATCATGAGGAAGCCCTTTGAGAAGAAGGCCACAGCTGGGGTCACCTTTGGGGTGCGCCTCGATGACTGCCCATCTGCACAGACCAACAGG TTTGTTCCCCTCATCGTGGAGGTGTGCTGTAAYCTGGTAGAGGAGAGGGGGCTGGAGTACACTGGGATCTACAGAGTACCAGGGAACAACGCTGCCATCTCCAGCATGCAGGAGGAGCTGGACAATAAAGGACTGATGAGTGACATCGACATCCAAGAAGat AAATGGAGGGACCTAAATGTGATCAGTAGTTTACTGAAATCCTTCTTCCGGAAACTTCCAGAACCCCTTTTTACAAATG AAAAATATGCAGATTTTATTGAAGCCAATCGAACAGAAGACGCAGTGGAGAGGTTGAAAGAGCTCAAGAGGCTG ATCCTTGAATTGCCTGAGCATCACTATGAAACCCTCAAATWTCTCTCTGGACACCTCAAGTTGGTCTCTGAAAACTGTGAGAAAAATAAG atGGAGCCTCGTAACCTGGCCATCGTGTTTGGACCGACTCTGGTCAGGACCTCYGAGGACAACATGACCAATATGGTCAACCACATGCCAGACCAGTGCAAGATKGTGGAGAACCTCATTCAGCAGTTTGACTGGTTCTTCACTGAGGAGGGGGACGATGACCCTGTT ACCTCAGTGGAACAGGAGAGTACAGTGCAGTCTCAGCCTGTGCCGAACATCGACCACCTGCTGTCCAACATCGGCCGGACCACAACAACCACCTCAGCTGCGGAAGTCTCAG ATTCAGCATGCAGTGACTCCTCCAAATCAAAG CAGGGCTTGTGGGGCTCTGGGAAGGACCAGTGTAGCAGGGAGATGCTTCGCTCCTCCTTCTTTGTCAGCCGCAAGCGTAAYAAGCCCAAGGACAAGGCTCAGCCCAGCAGCTCTGACGACGACCTGGACGCCGTGTTTGCTAAGAAGGAGCAGCCAGAACAGCAGAGCCTGWGCCACCAGGACCTCCACCCAGCCTGGTccccagacagccagacagatgtGGAGAGGGAGGCCAACGAGAGAGGGGAACAGCCAGGGGACAGGGTCCAAACCAACGGGGAAGAGTCCCGTTCAGACGGCCTCATGTCTCagccctctccatccccctctcccaaacacaccccctccccctgcctccgTACCTCCTCCACGCGCTCCCCCTACACCTCCCAGTCCCCCCACCTCGGCCACCGCAGGCAGGTGGCCCACCAGTCATCTCTGTCTGACCCACCCTCCAACTACGATGAGGTCTCAGACCTGGGCACCATGAACAGCACCAGCTCTCAGGTGTCTGTGACGGGACACAGGGTGAGGCATGGTAGGACAGGGMCCCTGGGACCAGAAACTGGGGCCAGTGGCTTGGGGGCCGAGGTCAGCTCCATCACCTCAGATtattccaccacctcctccatgacCTTCCTCACCGGGGCCGAGCTGAGCACGCTCTGTCCAGAGGTACACTCGGTGGCCGAGAGCAGGGGAGGAGATGACGCTGATGATGAGCGTAGTGAGCTGATTAGTGAGGGCCGGCCCATGGAGACGGACAGCGAGAGCGACCTATCGGTGTTTATTGGGAGCGTGAAGGAGACCCGGCCGGGGAAAGATTTCTGCCAATCAGACGTGCCGGTTGCGCCCAGGCCCCTCCCCTCCCACAGACTCATCGAGTGTGATACTCTCTCCAGGAAGAAATCTGCTGCGCGTCAGAAGACTGACAGCGATTCCTCGTTGGACGGAGGGCAGAGCGACAAGGATTCCAATAGGCTGTCTCGCGTTCTGGGGGTGTTTAAGGGGCGTTCCACCAGCAGCCTTAGCTCCTCCTCCCGCAGCGAGTCAGAGAAGGGAATTGAGCCTGCATGGCGTCTCAAGATCACAGACCGGCTGAAGTTCCGTCTGCGGACGTCCGTAGACGACATGTTCGGGGTGGGCACCCAGCAGAGCCGCTCTCCAGAGGGACGCAGGGACAAGAAGAAGAACATCAGACGCAGACACACCATGGGAGGCCAGAGGGACTTTGCTGAGTTGTCTGTGATGGGGGACTGGCAGGGGGGGATGGGCGGGGGCTCGCGGGCAGAGCTGTCGGCCGTGGACCGGCTGAAGCCCAAGTGTTCTTCCCAAGACTTCTCCATCCGGGAGTGGATTGCCCGCGAGCGCCACCGCACCTCCAATCCCGAGGTAAGCCTGGACTTCTCTGAACACCAGGGGGCACTGCTCCTCCTACGCAACCCCGACCCCCAGAACTCCAACCACCAGGCCCAGGAGGCCCCGTCGTCGTCACTCTCAGACCCCCTCTCACTACGCCCAGCTCCAGCTGAGCTGCTGAACGGAGACACAGGTCcccagagtaaaagcctgaatcTGTCGGCCACCGCACACCCACACAAACTCTCTGGTGCTCAGGTGGTCCAGTCTCGCTTCTACCAGTACCTGTGA
- the LOC111957227 gene encoding rho GTPase-activating protein 21 isoform X4 — protein MAQATDTPSPVGVGVQGACQGATPPDMGYRMEIPVPPSPPPPAHPYPKSQTAVCMRNDSVRTVVVPPELGRIGPAHRIDYSMVGPPDPGLIRVRPGSVSHYPLPRKTDIYPSGASLLNYSAPLPHYPPNSNSPNXVSHQNIDWRTYQTYREYIDNKSIHAYGSRTIQERLESLRAASQNTFNSSHHIPRGGWGPNPKGLRRRSTSHDRAYHGPPPPFHHMPPRSSSQDRMSMAERGVHPRNWPPRSVSQDGLTHKARARSSDCDYVDSVELXRPMVDRRGYASRLDQGTRPSRQSLSKQAVHHRPPAGYGRDSLRGTPMPNPTLYAKGPEQLQHQPHXAPNMTQDRPSHLGKIITLESSPTDQRAGVKGVNHVSQSRGRAETMQLAGEVPGREVAAVVGHRSSSLSASHQRPQRLGILKTSHHHPPRPEPQAQVNGRGPSASELGVVLREKPPGSLKNPSPLRHPSYILAVNEEDGSESAADAVCWLPNDARREMHMRRLSKKQEKDQTSCSSSNLEESLDSIPFIDEPASPSVDHEATSIPASAVISGVPAILSLNPSTSPCPFIRRQLSHDQESLRNAILESDASTKQERSKSCDEGLDNYREEGRGRSNSKHMPGLRGLRKALDGHKSSDDSGSRRDSSSDIFSDSSKEGWLNFRQLNTEKSKRVGGGSRSWKQMYAVLRGHALTLYKDKKXGVSHASSHSQSDDNPQPISIKACLIDISYSDTKRKNVLRLTTSHCEYLFQAEGRDDMLSWIRVIQENSNLDDENAGITSQDLISRKIREYNTMMSAPSTKTEPSPKTSRQSLSIRHTLLGGKGEGKSPHSPKTGERDDSSPPRDKAAWRRGIPGIMRKPFEKKATAGVTFGVRLDDCPSAQTNRFVPLIVEVCCNLVEERGLEYTGIYRVPGNNAAISSMQEELDNKGLMSDIDIQEDKWRDLNVISSLLKSFFRKLPEPLFTNEKYADFIEANRTEDAVERLKELKRLILELPEHHYETLKXLSGHLKLVSENCEKNKMEPRNLAIVFGPTLVRTSEDNMTNMVNHMPDQCKXVENLIQQFDWFFTEEGDDDPVTSVEQESTVQSQPVPNIDHLLSNIGRTTTTTSAAEVSDSACSDSSKSKQGLWGSGKDQCSREMLRSSFFVSRKRNKPKDKAQPSSSDDDLDAVFAKKEQPEQQSLXHQDLHPAWSPDSQTDVEREANERGEQPGDRVQTNGEESRSDGLMSQPSPSPSPKHTPSPCLRTSSTRSPYTSQSPHLGHRRQVAHQSSLSDPPSNYDEVSDLGTMNSTSSQVSVTGHRVRHGRTGXLGPETGASGLGAEVSSITSDYSTTSSMTFLTGAELSTLCPEVHSVAESRGGDDADDERSELISEGRPMETDSESDLSVFIGSVKETRPGKDFCQSDVPVAPRPLPSHRLIECDTLSRKKSAARQKTDSDSSLDGGQSDKDSNRLSRVLGVFKGRSTSSLSSSSRSESEKGIEPAWRLKITDRLKFRLRTSVDDMFGVGTQQSRSPEGRRDKKKNIRRRHTMGGQRDFAELSVMGDWQGGMGGGSRAELSAVDRLKPKCSSQDFSIREWIARERHRTSNPEVSLDFSEHQGALLLLRNPDPQNSNHQAQEAPSSSLSDPLSLRPAPAELLNGDTGPQSKSLNLSATAHPHKLSGAQVVQSRFYQYL, from the exons ATGGCCCAGGCTACAGATACCCCCTCCCCAGTTGGAGTGGGGGTACAGGGAGCATGCCAGGGGGCAACACCACCAGACATGGGGTACCGCATGGAGATTCCtgtgcccccctcccctcctcctcctgcacaCCCGTACCCCAAATCCCAGACTGCGGTGTGCATGCGCAATGACAGCGTGAGGACTGTGGTAGTTCCTCCAGAGCTGGGCCGTATAGGACCAGCACACAGAATAGACTATAGCATGGTAGGGCCCCCTGACCCTGGCCTCATCAGAGTGCGTCCTGGGTCTGTGTCCCACTACCCCCTGCCACGGAAAACAGACATCTACCCCTCTGGGGCGAGCCTACTCAATTACAGTGCCCCGCTACCCCACTACCCACCCAACTCTAACTCCCCCAACCRCGTCTCTCACCAAAACATAGACTGGCGGACATACCAGACCTACAGGGAGTACATCGATAACAAGAGTATCCACGCCTATGGCAGCCGGACCATCCAGGAGAGATTAGAAAGCCTGCGAGCCGCCAGCCAGAACACCTTCAACTCCTCCCACCATATCCCCCGGGGTGGCTGGGGCCCCAACCCTAAGGGTCTCCGGCGCAGGAGCACCTCCCACGACCGCGCCTACCATGGACCTCCACCCCCCTTCCACCACATGCCCCCCCGCAGCTCTTCCCAGGACCGTATGAGTATGGCAGAGCGGGGGGTTCACCCCAGGAACTGGCCTCCTCGTAGTGTGTCCCAGGATGGGTTAACACACAAGGCCCGGGCTCGCTCCTCTGACTGTGACTATGTGGACTCTGTGGAGCTGGMCCGGCCCATGGTGGATAGACGGGGCTACGCTAGCAGGCTGGACCAGGGTACACGCCCCAGCAGGCAGAGCCTCTCCAAACAGGCTGTCCATCACCGACCCCCTGCAGGGTACGGTAGGGACAGCCTTCGGGGAACGCCAATGCCCAACCCTACCCTCTATGCTAAAGGACCAGAGCAGCTCCAGCACCAGCCTCACYGCGCTCCTAATATGACCCAAGACAGACCCTCTCACCTGGGGAAGATTATTACCTTGGAGTCCTCCCCAACCGACCAAAGAGCTGGAGTCAAAGGTGTGAACCATGTGAGCCAGAGCAGGGGGCGGGCGGAGACCATGCAGCTGGCAGGGGAGGTGCCAGGGAGAGAGGTGGCAGCGGTGGTGGGCCATAGGTCCTCGTCCTTATCCGCCTCCCATCAGAGACCACAGAGGCTTGGGATCCTCAAAActtcccaccaccacccacctcgCCCAGAGCCCCAGGCCCAGGTGAACGGTCGCGGCCCCTCGGCRTCAGAATTGGGCGTGGTCCTCAGGGAAAAGCCTCCTGGGTCGTTGAAGAACCCCAGCCCCCTGCGCCACCCTTCCTACATCCTGGCGGTGAACGAGGAGGACGGTTCGGAGTCAGCAGCGGACGCAGTGTGCTGGCTGCCCAACGATGCACGGCGGGAGATGCACATGCGGCGGCTGAGCAAGAAGCAGGAGAAGGACCAGACCTCATGCTCCTCCAGCAACCTGGAGGAGTCCCTCGACTCAATCCCCTTTATCG ACGAGCCGGCTAGCCCTAGTGTTGACCATGAGGCCACGTCCATTCCTGCTTCCGCCGTGATATCTGGCGTTCCAGCCATACTCTCCCTGAACCCAAGCACCTCCCCGTGCCCTTTCATTCGCCGACAGCTGTCACATGACCAAG AGTCRCTCAGAAATGCTATCCTGGAGTCTGATGCTTCGACCAAACAAGAGCGGTCCAAATCCTGTGACGAGGGTCTGGATAACTacagagaggaaggcagagg CCGGTCCAACAGTAAACACATGCCTGGACTGAGAGGCCTAAGAAAG gctctgGATGGACACAAGTCGTCTGATGACTCTGGTTCCAGAAGGGACTCCTCTTCAGATATCTTCAGTGACTCTTCTAAAGAAGGCTGGCTCAACTTCAGGCAGCTCAACACTGAGAAGAGCAAG CGTGTGGGCGGGGGTTCGAGGTCGTGGAAGCAGATGTATGCTGTGCTGCGAGGCCACGCCCTCACGCTCTACAAGGACAAGAAGYACGGCGTCTCTCATGCCTCCTCCCACTCCCAGTCCGACGACAAcccacagccaatcagcatcaagGCCTGCCTGATTGACATCTCCTACAGCGACACAAAACGCAAGAACGTGCTGCGGCTGACCACGTCGCACTGCGAGTACCTGTTCCAGGCGGAGGGCAGGGATGACATGCTGTCCTGGATCAGAGTCATCCAGGAGAATAGTAATCTGGATGATGAG AATGCTGGTATAACTAGCCAGGACCTGATCAGCAGAAAGATCAGAGAGTACAACACCATGATGAG TGCCCCCAGCACCAAGACTGAGCCTTCCCCTAAAACCTCCCGGCAGTCCCTCAGTATCAGACACACCCTCCTGGGGGGGAAGGGAGAAGGCAAGAGCCCACACTCACCCAAAACAGGAGAGAGGG aTGACTCCAGTCCTCCACGGGATAAGGCTGCCTGGAGGAGGGGCATCCCCGGCATCATGAGGAAGCCCTTTGAGAAGAAGGCCACAGCTGGGGTCACCTTTGGGGTGCGCCTCGATGACTGCCCATCTGCACAGACCAACAGG TTTGTTCCCCTCATCGTGGAGGTGTGCTGTAAYCTGGTAGAGGAGAGGGGGCTGGAGTACACTGGGATCTACAGAGTACCAGGGAACAACGCTGCCATCTCCAGCATGCAGGAGGAGCTGGACAATAAAGGACTGATGAGTGACATCGACATCCAAGAAGat AAATGGAGGGACCTAAATGTGATCAGTAGTTTACTGAAATCCTTCTTCCGGAAACTTCCAGAACCCCTTTTTACAAATG AAAAATATGCAGATTTTATTGAAGCCAATCGAACAGAAGACGCAGTGGAGAGGTTGAAAGAGCTCAAGAGGCTG ATCCTTGAATTGCCTGAGCATCACTATGAAACCCTCAAATWTCTCTCTGGACACCTCAAGTTGGTCTCTGAAAACTGTGAGAAAAATAAG atGGAGCCTCGTAACCTGGCCATCGTGTTTGGACCGACTCTGGTCAGGACCTCYGAGGACAACATGACCAATATGGTCAACCACATGCCAGACCAGTGCAAGATKGTGGAGAACCTCATTCAGCAGTTTGACTGGTTCTTCACTGAGGAGGGGGACGATGACCCTGTT ACCTCAGTGGAACAGGAGAGTACAGTGCAGTCTCAGCCTGTGCCGAACATCGACCACCTGCTGTCCAACATCGGCCGGACCACAACAACCACCTCAGCTGCGGAAGTCTCAG ATTCAGCATGCAGTGACTCCTCCAAATCAAAG CAGGGCTTGTGGGGCTCTGGGAAGGACCAGTGTAGCAGGGAGATGCTTCGCTCCTCCTTCTTTGTCAGCCGCAAGCGTAAYAAGCCCAAGGACAAGGCTCAGCCCAGCAGCTCTGACGACGACCTGGACGCCGTGTTTGCTAAGAAGGAGCAGCCAGAACAGCAGAGCCTGWGCCACCAGGACCTCCACCCAGCCTGGTccccagacagccagacagatgtGGAGAGGGAGGCCAACGAGAGAGGGGAACAGCCAGGGGACAGGGTCCAAACCAACGGGGAAGAGTCCCGTTCAGACGGCCTCATGTCTCagccctctccatccccctctcccaaacacaccccctccccctgcctccgTACCTCCTCCACGCGCTCCCCCTACACCTCCCAGTCCCCCCACCTCGGCCACCGCAGGCAGGTGGCCCACCAGTCATCTCTGTCTGACCCACCCTCCAACTACGATGAGGTCTCAGACCTGGGCACCATGAACAGCACCAGCTCTCAGGTGTCTGTGACGGGACACAGGGTGAGGCATGGTAGGACAGGGMCCCTGGGACCAGAAACTGGGGCCAGTGGCTTGGGGGCCGAGGTCAGCTCCATCACCTCAGATtattccaccacctcctccatgacCTTCCTCACCGGGGCCGAGCTGAGCACGCTCTGTCCAGAGGTACACTCGGTGGCCGAGAGCAGGGGAGGAGATGACGCTGATGATGAGCGTAGTGAGCTGATTAGTGAGGGCCGGCCCATGGAGACGGACAGCGAGAGCGACCTATCGGTGTTTATTGGGAGCGTGAAGGAGACCCGGCCGGGGAAAGATTTCTGCCAATCAGACGTGCCGGTTGCGCCCAGGCCCCTCCCCTCCCACAGACTCATCGAGTGTGATACTCTCTCCAGGAAGAAATCTGCTGCGCGTCAGAAGACTGACAGCGATTCCTCGTTGGACGGAGGGCAGAGCGACAAGGATTCCAATAGGCTGTCTCGCGTTCTGGGGGTGTTTAAGGGGCGTTCCACCAGCAGCCTTAGCTCCTCCTCCCGCAGCGAGTCAGAGAAGGGAATTGAGCCTGCATGGCGTCTCAAGATCACAGACCGGCTGAAGTTCCGTCTGCGGACGTCCGTAGACGACATGTTCGGGGTGGGCACCCAGCAGAGCCGCTCTCCAGAGGGACGCAGGGACAAGAAGAAGAACATCAGACGCAGACACACCATGGGAGGCCAGAGGGACTTTGCTGAGTTGTCTGTGATGGGGGACTGGCAGGGGGGGATGGGCGGGGGCTCGCGGGCAGAGCTGTCGGCCGTGGACCGGCTGAAGCCCAAGTGTTCTTCCCAAGACTTCTCCATCCGGGAGTGGATTGCCCGCGAGCGCCACCGCACCTCCAATCCCGAGGTAAGCCTGGACTTCTCTGAACACCAGGGGGCACTGCTCCTCCTACGCAACCCCGACCCCCAGAACTCCAACCACCAGGCCCAGGAGGCCCCGTCGTCGTCACTCTCAGACCCCCTCTCACTACGCCCAGCTCCAGCTGAGCTGCTGAACGGAGACACAGGTCcccagagtaaaagcctgaatcTGTCGGCCACCGCACACCCACACAAACTCTCTGGTGCTCAGGTGGTCCAGTCTCGCTTCTACCAGTACCTGTGA